In Afipia sp. GAS231, a single window of DNA contains:
- a CDS encoding ImmA/IrrE family metallo-endopeptidase, translating to MTKADDSSLEPEDLRAVEERARQLLDRASAWDRFPVPLEDILAAANVRVAQTSLFDPVAVMEYLAGKAIQTATVVKSALGKLFGLYDSADTLIHIDDSAIKSKSKKTFLTLHETAHHDLPVHKRMFRFFQDSEQHLDPEISDQFEREANNFARFALFKGDTYARYAADCKFDIKTPITLAKKFGASNYASAREFARTHHRACIVYILEPIEFVPGHGARAAVRRIEPSPSFMLQFGKPTDTVITPDHSLGRILPVGRKMTRPTTLSLTDRNGSSHECVAEAFDTTHNVIILLYPVKALGKPTIILPPGFKNVV from the coding sequence GTGACAAAAGCTGACGATAGCAGCCTCGAACCCGAAGATCTTCGCGCGGTCGAGGAGCGAGCACGGCAGCTCCTTGACCGCGCAAGCGCATGGGACAGATTCCCCGTGCCTCTCGAAGATATCCTCGCCGCCGCAAACGTGCGCGTTGCACAAACCAGCCTATTCGATCCCGTCGCCGTCATGGAATACTTGGCGGGAAAGGCAATCCAAACAGCAACCGTCGTTAAATCTGCCCTTGGCAAGTTGTTCGGCCTATACGATTCCGCTGACACGCTGATCCACATCGACGACAGCGCTATAAAGTCAAAATCCAAAAAGACCTTCCTGACCCTTCATGAAACCGCGCATCACGATCTTCCCGTGCACAAGCGCATGTTTCGGTTCTTCCAGGATAGTGAACAACATCTCGATCCTGAAATCTCGGACCAGTTTGAACGCGAGGCGAACAACTTTGCTAGGTTCGCCCTGTTTAAGGGCGACACTTATGCCCGGTATGCCGCTGACTGTAAATTCGACATCAAGACACCGATCACGCTCGCGAAAAAATTCGGCGCGTCCAACTATGCCTCAGCGCGGGAATTCGCCCGTACTCACCATCGCGCCTGCATCGTCTATATCCTTGAGCCTATCGAGTTCGTTCCGGGTCACGGTGCGCGGGCCGCCGTCCGCCGTATTGAACCCTCCCCTTCGTTCATGCTTCAGTTTGGCAAGCCCACAGATACCGTTATCACGCCCGATCATAGTCTCGGCCGTATCCTGCCCGTTGGCCGAAAGATGACACGCCCCACAACCCTTTCACTGACGGATCGCAACGGCAGCTCTCACGAGTGCGTGGCGGAGGCTTTCGACACGACACACAATGTCATCATTCTGCTTTATCCGGTGAAAGCACTTGGCAAGCCGACAATTATCCTTCCACCGGGCTTCAAAAACGTCGTTTAG